The following coding sequences are from one Lolium rigidum isolate FL_2022 unplaced genomic scaffold, APGP_CSIRO_Lrig_0.1 contig_37020_1, whole genome shotgun sequence window:
- the LOC124681237 gene encoding ras-related protein RABA5c-like, which translates to MGDDSDGEAEEYLFKVVIIGDSAVGKSNLLSRYARNEFNLHSKATIGVEFQTQSMDIDGKEVKAQIWDTAGQERFRAVTSAYYRGAFGALLVYDISRRATFDNVGRWLQELNTHSDTTLAKMLVGNKCDLENIREVPVEEAKALAESEGLFFMETSALDSTNVKTAFELVIKDIYGSVSRKILNSDSYKAELSLNRVNIDDDDSKDSQKQANRFGCC; encoded by the exons ATGGGGGACGACTCGGACGGCGAGGCGGAGGAGTACCTCTTCAAGGTGGTCATCATCGGGGACAGCGCCGTGGGCAAGAGCAACCTGCTCTCACGCTACGCGCGCAACGAGTTCAACCTCCACTCCAAGGCCACCATCGGGGTCGAGTTCCAGACGCAGAGCATGGACATCGACGGAAAGGAGGTCAAGGCCCAGATCTGGGACACCGCGGGCCAGGAGCGCTTCAGGGCCGTCACGTCGGCGTACTACCGGGGCGCGTTCGGGGCGCTGCTCGTCTACGACATCTCGCGACGGGCCACCTTCGACAACGTCGGACGCTGGCTACAGGAGCTAAACA CACATTCTGACACTACGCTAGCCAAGATGTTGGTGGGCAACAAATGCGATCTGGAGAACATCCGTGAAGTGCCTGTAGAGGAAGCCAAAGCACTTGCGGAATCCGAGGGGCTCTTCTTCATGGAGACGTCAGCTCTGGACTCGACCAATGTGAAGACGGCGTTCGAGCTCGTCATTAAGGATATCTACGGCAGCGTGAGCAGGAAGATACTGAACTCCGACTCTTACAAGGCCGAGCTATCCCTTAACAGGGTGAACATCGACGATGACGACTCGAAAGACAGCCAAAAGCAGGCAAACCGGTTCGGGTGTTGCTAG